A stretch of the Methanobrevibacter wolinii SH genome encodes the following:
- the endA gene encoding tRNA-intron lyase codes for MRGDLYNDIVTVPITESSRKPITLNEKSHFGKLTETALELSIIEATYLMENNRLNIYENDVKCDFAYIISLIKEKNIYGKYLVYRDLKNRGYVIKTGFKYGSDFRLYERGLAPGKGHSNYLVKVIYEKYEINALNFSSYIRVAHGVNKNLLLAVVDDDQDITYYNVQWTRP; via the coding sequence ATGCGTGGAGATTTATATAATGATATTGTAACTGTTCCTATAACTGAGTCTTCTAGAAAACCAATAACTTTAAATGAAAAAAGTCATTTTGGTAAACTTACAGAAACAGCTTTAGAGCTTTCTATTATAGAAGCAACTTATTTAATGGAGAACAATCGTTTAAATATTTATGAGAATGATGTTAAATGTGATTTTGCTTATATAATCTCTTTAATTAAAGAAAAAAATATTTATGGTAAATATTTAGTTTATAGGGACCTTAAAAATAGAGGATATGTAATTAAAACAGGATTTAAATATGGTTCTGATTTTAGGTTATATGAAAGAGGTTTAGCTCCAGGTAAAGGACATTCTAATTATCTTGTTAAAGTTATTTATGAAAAATATGAAATTAATGCATTAAATTTTTCAAGTTATATTAGGGTAGCTCATGGTGTAAATAAAAATCTTTTACTTGCAGTAGTTGATGATGATCAAGATATTACTTATTATAATGTACAGTGGACTAGACCTTAA
- a CDS encoding MFS transporter, giving the protein MTVNLNKKERNKILILFLIGIFMGCLDMGIVGPVLSPIQNAFHVTSRESSWIYTVYIIAFMIGSPIMAKFSDFYGQRKLYLIDIALFGLGSAIISIAPSMEIIFIGRIIQGFGAGGIFPVAGSFIGDYFPIESRGTALGIIGATFGLSTVAGPLVGAAIIPFGWNWCFAINIPIAIILLILCYFLLPQFEQSNHLDIDWSGIVLLIICSTLFAYGLNQIDSANFINSLFSVKVLPYLILFIILLPIFIKVEKRASESIVPIYLFKNSEISTASILVICEGIINAATIFVPSLAMISLGYNNELASLMLIPLVGANAIAAPILGKFLFKLGYKIMMVIGTFILSIGLVMLGLLSTNFYLFLIADILIGLGMVTLIGAPMRFLIMCETGHGERGVGQAIINMMASFGQLIGGALIGGIIASYNNTIFGYTAALITSAVFGVIAFIFTMRLKERDDEIATMKANS; this is encoded by the coding sequence ATGACAGTTAATTTAAATAAAAAAGAAAGAAATAAAATACTCATACTATTTCTTATTGGAATATTCATGGGTTGTCTTGATATGGGTATTGTTGGACCTGTACTTTCACCAATACAAAATGCTTTTCATGTAACATCAAGAGAATCATCATGGATATACACAGTATATATTATTGCATTTATGATTGGTTCACCAATTATGGCTAAATTTTCAGATTTTTATGGTCAAAGAAAATTATACCTTATAGACATAGCATTATTTGGTTTAGGTTCAGCAATAATTTCAATTGCACCATCAATGGAAATAATATTTATTGGAAGAATAATACAGGGATTTGGTGCTGGAGGAATATTTCCAGTAGCAGGATCATTTATTGGAGACTATTTCCCAATAGAATCTAGAGGAACAGCACTTGGAATAATAGGTGCAACTTTTGGACTTTCAACAGTTGCTGGACCATTAGTAGGAGCAGCAATTATACCATTTGGATGGAATTGGTGTTTTGCAATAAATATACCAATAGCAATAATATTATTAATTTTATGTTATTTCCTACTACCTCAATTTGAACAATCTAATCATTTAGATATAGATTGGAGTGGAATAGTCTTACTAATCATATGTAGTACATTATTTGCTTATGGATTAAATCAAATAGATTCAGCAAATTTTATTAACAGTTTATTCTCAGTAAAAGTATTACCTTATTTAATATTATTTATAATATTATTGCCAATATTCATTAAAGTAGAAAAAAGAGCAAGTGAATCTATTGTTCCAATATACTTATTTAAAAATAGTGAGATATCAACAGCATCAATCCTTGTAATTTGTGAAGGAATAATAAATGCTGCAACAATATTTGTACCTTCACTTGCAATGATATCATTAGGTTATAATAATGAACTTGCAAGTTTAATGTTAATTCCACTTGTAGGTGCTAATGCAATTGCTGCACCAATACTTGGGAAATTTTTATTTAAATTAGGTTATAAGATAATGATGGTAATTGGTACATTTATATTAAGTATAGGTCTTGTAATGCTTGGATTATTATCTACAAATTTTTATCTCTTTTTAATTGCAGATATTTTAATAGGTCTTGGTATGGTAACACTAATTGGAGCACCAATGAGATTCCTTATTATGTGTGAAACTGGACATGGTGAAAGAGGAGTAGGTCAAGCAATTATTAATATGATGGCTTCATTTGGACAATTAATTGGTGGAGCACTTATAGGTGGAATAATTGCATCATATAATAATACAATATTCGGATATACTGCTGCATTAATAACTTCTGCAGTATTTGGAGTAATTGCCTTTATATTCACTATGCGTTTAAAAGAAAGAGATGATGAAATAGCAACAATGAAAGCAAATTCATAA